From the genome of Nicotiana sylvestris chromosome 2, ASM39365v2, whole genome shotgun sequence, one region includes:
- the LOC138886061 gene encoding uncharacterized protein, giving the protein MASFEALYGRRCRSPIGWFGVDKAELLGPDLVHHAMEKVKVIQERMKTAQSRQKSYSDIRRRDLEFKEDDWRIGQVAYKLELPPEISLVHPVFHGSMLKKIVGDPSVIVPIGAIEVNEELSYEEIPVAILDRQVQKLRTKEIASVKVLWRNQQVEEATWETDEEMRKKYPYLFE; this is encoded by the exons ATGGCCTcatttgaggcattgtatggaAGGAGGTGTAGATCTCCGATTGGGTGGTTTGGGGTTGATAAAGCAGAACTGTTAGGGCCAGATCTTGTGCATCATGCTATGGAAAAAGTTAAAGTCATTCAGGAGAGGATGAAAACTGCTcaaagtcgccaaaagtcttattcggacattcgtcgcagagatttggagttcaaagaagatgattgg aggatcggtcaggtggcatacaagctcgagctgccacccgagatatcgttggtacatccggtcttccatgGTTCTATGTTGAAGAAGATAGTGGGAGATCCATCCGTTATTGTGCCAATTGgagctattgaggttaatgaagaactatcttatgaagaaattccagttgccattcttgataggcaagtccagaaattgagaactaaggaaattgcctctgtaaaagtgttatggcggaaccaacaagttgaggaagccacttgggaaaccGATGAAGAAATGCGAAAGAAGTACCCatatttgtttgaatag